From a region of the Argiope bruennichi chromosome 8, qqArgBrue1.1, whole genome shotgun sequence genome:
- the LOC129981814 gene encoding biotinidase-like: protein MKLSCIAILCFSIVLNICNAQNTGVKLFPWDYYRAAVLELKQYNDDTSSGGELINKNLGKYAFAAQLAASNKVDIIVFPEKGLFPMKMDNATWFLNYAEDIPDGSEEANPCNDDKFSNSPIIRNLSCIARKHNFFVVATLFDVKKCEVETNCKNRVNKNSCVTNSSDCPDSDYFYFNTLVVFNRRGTLIVRYYKRHPFTVLEKGVTTPKYPEPAYFEVGFAKFATDIGFDFLFNDSVIDIERRPSTKGIAYANWWFDHTPFFYFSVPNQQAFCLTNKVTVLSSDVHSPNLGSLGSGIYLPGKGAVVYSYNPDGKSKLLISDVPATFLGSILDKNLNTKFFYIEDDDTVNELNGEEPRDFKAECGQNVLGTNPSSLTDYRCMQTEVHQYTFVKLNKTEDNINICSNNFCCSLEYQAESMNETFYFAVSGNRLKFYDIYWFGVQSCFLSRCEPVDGKPCRNFLLKSNTKFNSAKITGSFDTNHIYPHVLDSDLRLTDRDEWKFDGKSQMTYKNLKGKNLLHADLYGRLYREDGLVNS, encoded by the exons ATGAAGTTATCAT gTATTGCAATATTATGCTTTTCCATCGTTTTAAACATCTGTAATGCTCAAAATACGGGAGTAAAATTGTTCCCCTGGGATTATTACCGAGCTGCTGTTCTTGAACTTAAGCAATACAACGATGACACTTCTTCAGGAGGGGAACTTATCAACAAAAATTTAGGAAAGTATGCGTTTGCTGCTCAACTGGCAGCATCAAAT aaAGTCGATATCATTGTGTTTCCGGAAAAAGGTCTATTTCCCATGAAAATGGACAATGCAACTTGGTTTCTGAACTATGCGGAAGACATTCCTGATGGCAGCGAAGAGGCAAATCCTTGCAATGATGATAAATTTTCTAATAGTccaattataagaaatttaagctGCATTGCACGAAAGCACAATTTCTTTGTCGTTGCTActttatttgatgtaaaaaagTGCGAAGTTGAGACAAATTGCAAAAACAGAGTGAACAAGAACAGTTGTGTCACTAATAGCTCAGATTGCCCAGATagtgattatttttactttaatacgtTAGTAGTTTTCAACAGAAGGGGAACTTTGATAGTCAGGTATTACAAAAGGCATCCTTTTACCGTTCTTGAGAAAGGCGTGACAACTCCTAAATATCCCGAACCTGCATATTTTGAAGTTGGTTTTGCTAAATTTGCAACAGATATAGGCTTTGATTTCTTGTTCAATGATTCAGTCATTGATATAGAGAGACGCCCCAGTACTAAAGGTATTGCTTATGCTAATTGGTGGTTCGATCATACTCCGTTCTTTTATTTTAGTGTTCCAAATCAGCAGGCTTTTTGTCTTACAAACAAGGTAACTGTTCTTTCCTCTGATGTTCATAGCCCAAATCTGGGGTCTCTTGGTAGTGGTATTTATTTACCAGGTAAAGGAGCGGTAGTTTATAGCTATAATCCGGATGGCAAAAGTAAACTTTTGATTTCAGACGTCCCAGCGACATTTTTGGGctcaattttagataaaaaccTTAATACGAAATTCTTTTACATTGAAGACGACGACACGGTAAATGAATTGAATGGGGAGGAACCACGTGATTTTAAAGCCGAATGTGGCCAAAATGTTCTTGGAACGAACCCCAGCTCCTTGACTGATTACCGTTGTATGCAGACAGAAGTTCATCAGTATACTTTCGtcaaattgaataaaactgaaGACAATATCAATATTTGTTCAAACAATTTCTGCTGCAGTCTCGAATATCAGGCTGAATCTATGAATGAGACTTTTTACTTTGCAGTATCTGGGAACCGGCTAAAGTTTTACGACATCTATTGGTTTGGTGTCCAGTCATGCTTTTTGTCTCGTTGTGAGCCGGTGGACGGTAAGCCCTGcaggaattttcttttgaaatctaaCACCAAGTTCAATAGTGCTAAGATCACAGGTTCCTTTGACACCAATCATATTTATCCTCATGTTCTTGATAGCGATCTTCGCCTAACCGACAGGGATGAATGGAAATTTGATGGAAAGTCTCAAAtgacttataaaaatttaaaaggaaagaatCTGTTGCATGCTGATTTATATGGAAGGTTATATAGAGAAGATGGGTTAGTTAACAGTTGA